CAAGGGGTCTGGGCTCTTGATGACCATCAGTTCTTGCCCTTCATATGGGGATCTGCACAGCTTGTTGGTATGTGGTACTTTGTGTGAAGTATACCATAGACATGCATGAATCTAGGGGATTAAAATACCGGTACTATCCATTTGGTCCCAGTTTTTCAAAGCATGCTTTAAGTAGTTTTTTATCTCGCCAATTATGCCGCTTTgccatgttttgtaaatataaaactgaCTATGCTAGTGTTGCATCAGAATGTTTACTTTGAGTAGTTTGTGTTTCTTCTTTGGAATGCAGGTAAAATCTATAATTGTGATAATATTCAATGTTAATTTTGCATCTTTAATCACTAATAGCAATAGAGATAAAGATTTTTGGATTTAACCGATGTAAACTTTTCTGTTTATGGCACGtctgttgtgtgtaaatatgATAACGTCTCGTATGTTAAGAACATTTTGTTGTCATGTTTATGTCAACATacagtttatgttttttttcaggCCACCCAAGAATTCAGCCAAAATCTTTTATAAAGTCAGAAATCTATGAACATTTTGCAAAAGACTACATGTTTCTAAGCTGTATAAAGTACATTAATGAGGTATGTAGTTTGtacatttacaacacattttaaacatttaactccAAATTGTTTAGATAATTCCACAGCTACTTTCATCAATAGTACCGCACCCATATATATACTGTATAAGGGGGTGTTTGGGACTTTTGATGCAAGTAGCTTAGGGATTCCCTATAAAACCATACATGTATAAACCAGCCTCACTTTAACTATGAACTaactaaatgattttaaaatcattttttgttttgGTTGACTAGATTTAACTTATGCATTGATCACCAACAGCAACACCGCTTGAAAAAGCTCTTTGGTACTGACATATTTGTTATGACTTAAAATTGGAAATGGGCTTTCCAGTACAAAACAGGGACATATCTATGTGTCAAACACCGACATTTGTGGATGTTTGTATTGATTCCTATTTACATAAATTTCTTTCAAAATTTCTATTGTTTCTTGTATCGCATGTTTGAATTGCAGGTGAAAACAGGTCCTTTTGCAGAGCATTCAAACCAGCTTTGGAACATAAGTGCCGTCCCCAACTGGGAAAAAGTCAACGCTGGTCTCGTGAAAATGTACAAGGCAGaggtaaatattgtttcatacgtTTGGACAACTGCTTAGGGAATTgtcttatttgtttaattaagcTAGATCTATGTATAGAATTGCCAGCTATAAATGTTCCTGTAAGTATTTGCTTTTCCAATGTGGAAAGTCAGTTATTGCCTTAGTAAAATGTTCACTTTGCTGCAGAGTCATTGTGAACTTTACATAAGCGTAATTATTTGATTAGCCTATGCTGCACAATGGGCTTGTCAATATTTAGAATTATACTGTTTAGTTAATGTTAACCTTGATAtaaatttttttgttataaaaatattatgGAAAATGAAAGCTCAACTTTTGCCATGTAAAAATGTGACAAAGAACTGCTTATATAGTGTGAGCTTCTGGGTATATAATATGTTGATTAACAAATTAATAGAAAACACATTTTACCTTGTCAAAATATGCACAATTTGTTACAAATTGATAATGCAATATGTTACAGGTTATGTAAAGCTCGATTGGTGGTTGTCAGCTCGTATACTTCTTATTTGtacaccgggtactcttaagtatacttaaatgtaccccgggtacagaaaataaaCTTAAACGTACCCGACCAATTAAGACTGTAAGTTTTATTCCAGCCTAAAATCGGATGTCGTAAAGGCGCTacagaatacaaaacaaaattctctttgaaaaaaaacctgCCTCAATATTCTTTTATGAGTTTGAGCTTCGATAATAAAGCggttattttactaaatattgaaataaatatgaacataattaatttgaaaaaaaggtgaCAACAACAAATTTAGAGTTAGAATTCAcaggtatgttttagtatatattccatacccggggtacatttaattaTACCTAAGAGCatccagggtacatttaagtagaacTCAAGCCGACAATGACTAATCAAGCTAATGTAAATGTAGAAGTTATTATCTTAATATGGCAAAGCCAGAATGTTCACCTTGTTAATAAGGCAGTATATAACATGTTGATGATGCAATATGTACTCAATTGATGaggcaatattttaaatgtttaatagttGATAAGGAAATGTGATGCGTGTTGTATGTTGATGAGGTGATATGTTACATTTTGATGGGGGCAATTTCGAACATGTTGATGAGgcaatattttatgttgttatgGCAGGATGTTACATGTTGAATTGTTGATTAAGCAATATGCTTCTTGTTTAATTGTTGATTAGgcaatatgttacaattaatgaGCAATTATGTTACAATTTTACCATATTATACCCGATGGTTTTTATGATTTGATTTCAGGTATTGGCAAAATTTCCAGTGATCCAACATTTCTGGTTTGGCAGTTTGCTAAGTATCCGCCCTGCCACATGATGCATCATACAGACATGTGCTTGAACCCTTACCTTCTTAATGCTGCTTCCGTATTGCTCACCCAGTTGCCCATAAAATGGACGCTTCCAATAAATTAGAATTAAAATCAATTAAGCGctaaaatattatgaaattaatGCATTCGGACATTGAGTGTTTAagggttaaaatattttatacaaaagaGCGTGTGCATTTTGTTTGTGATAACCAAAGCACATTTggtaatatttgttattttaatggaATGTAAATTATTCCTTTGATGCGAACTGGCTAGGAGTTAACATGTTCCTGGCATTTCAATGAAGTTGAACGGATCTATATGCATATGGCTAGTAAAGCAAAATCTTTCAACTTTCCTACTTAGTTACTTTCGCCCTAGGAAGTCAGATATTGAAATGGTTTGCATCCACACCTGAATATTTGTTACGCTTTATAATCTCAGCCAAGTGTGATGGTCAACAAAAAAATCCCCTTAATGAATGCTGAGTTTGCAatctttttattttctaaatttgaCCCTTCTAACATGGTTCTATAactgttttgatattttttttgcaaaaataagatttttgtttaagaggcaatatttgtttattaaaagcTCCTTTTAACTTGTTCTGCAATCTCAATTACAGATGCTTGCAAAAAGTTGGGTACTTTTTGTAGTCATATGAGTCATTGTTTGACtaaaattgtttttatgtttgttaaaGCGATGGGCAACGGGGCTAGGAAAGGTGTGATCATACTCGGACTGAATATAAATCTGACATTTTGTATATTATtgtacattgttttgttttaattaatgttataaatacatgtaaataggaTGTAACTTTATAAAATGCTTTCGATAGTGatatgtattgattgtgaatacaTTTAAATGCAATGTGACTTTATACCCTGCTTTAGATATTAACATGTTTTGACTGTTAAAAACAGTGATTTTCACTTTTGATTAAAGGTATTTAGGTCATAACAAATCTCGAGCTGAAATGCACAAAACAGAAATAAATTCTCTTCTCATATAAGAAATTCAGCTTTTATTACTTAACACCCACTATCAAAAGGTTTAAGTTGGAGGAAATAAGAATCACCTGGTCCTGTTAGTCTGTAGGTCTGTCTAGCATGTTTGTTCTATATTTTGACAATGCAGTGATTTCAAAATAACACAATTGGGTATGTGACACGCGCATGAACACTATGGCTACTTTCATGGTTAAGGTTAAaacttgtaaaaaaacaacaagtaaatacaattattataagtTGTAATAATGGTATTTTATAGTAAAGAGAGACGTGTCTGCACTCTGTTATCTGTGGTTAATTACTCGATTCCACTGGTAAGTGGCTTCTCTTAGCAACATGGGTATAATCTGAACATATCTTACTATgatcacgctgggtatgcggatactttgataacagattgcacttcgataccagataacaacaaaagccacgcgcgagaggtaagttcatcagttttttttaaagttatatcataaaggtaagttttttagacaaggcgcatggtcgagtttttaaatggtgtatccttttctattgcaaagaacaacatcacggaagaatggtagaatTTTCCCCAAGAAAtcgaaaattcggtcggaaaacagcataaactggatgaacagtaaacatttcaacaaagtaaaactacttagaaatattgcaagaaattgtttgatattccatcATGTAGAGTAAAAACtctgcttcaaatactgaaattttgatagtattcaatgaaatataaacgaagatagcgCATGTTTTAATAGGTAGTATTCGtaaagttgcggatactttgattcccgatatagtgCACTTCGGAttacagagactttcaacaaattgggcactctgataaccgagttttatcttctacctgaaatgcatttatgtatattatgtctatTCTTACCAAAATTTTTAAAGTACGAAtcatttgcattgtcaagcccgacacattgggaatctatgcataacgtaataacatacacatgtaaaatataaccaatggcgttgatcgttttcaaaaatcttattactattaatttatataattaatattataagtgcaaattttaaataagattcaaatgcttatatctgaagttatatatttcaagtgacgaccgaaaataattgtctaaataataaacttgtttttaagtggtaaaatgagattaagagaattgaaaatacaacggatcatgtggatcaacacgactgtgttcaattgaacttatagcaggactctagattaAGGGGaccaaggggtcttaaagcgaccaatacacctcataaaatcgtTTTTCATttgtgctcattagaatcgcatcgtGAAGAcgatgcgtagccacaaaatttaaaagagattggaaaactccttgaatattgagctctacttataggaagcacttccctttacacttccctttcccttttattatcatattacaaagggataagaacaggtttcggtaattcgtttttaatttacgtcagtacatatattttcctttattgcCTGCTTTCCATAGCAGTATTCCAcggcgaattctgcatttctgattaactaaatagagtgtgttatatctggtaaaaagtgccgagttatctggaatcgaagtgccattgtctttaggatgatcggtaaaagaagtgtccatgaaaatttggcatccgactcttaaatcatttgaatttcctcaaatacgttatccaactaaaatttaatatattgtaacatgaatggacatattgatcttttatttcgataaGTTGGGCgcgttctttatttattttttaagtatttttatttttgttgaaataCAAACTGatatcgaattcatgacgattatcgatgaaattgtatctctttttttataatccactgttttttcacgactttcttgctccgcaatacgaagtactataccattaatcgaccaaacaatgttacgtgtctgaaaaccaaatgaacagaacataaatgcaaaaaaagctgaagaactcaactctcgcgtggcttttgttgttatctggtatcgaagtgccatctgttatcaaagtatccgcatacccggcgtgatgaTAGGCTATACAAAGCATTTCACAACACCACCCTGGTGTCGTCGATGTTGACCTTAgaggtataatttgaacaaacttagtagggTGTTACGTATCAAATATTACATTACGAGCATTGTCCTTTAAGAGAAGATAATATTATATTGCTCATAACATCTATACTAAACATGTGACTACTGGGGCGTGGCCAAGGACATAATTTTCTCACTTAGCAAAAGACCACTTTCTGATGATACATACTTTATATCAAAGCTCCGACAGCCATGGTACGACTGAAATGCTGTTAAAAACGGCGAAACTACCACCCAAAACAACTACAAACAGACTTATCTAAGACAGGCTTATCTAAAGTTAATGTTTCCACTTTCCAGCATCCGACAGTCTTCGGCACTTAAAGCGTCATTAATGCATAGCTCGTCGCGCTGAATCTATAGAacgaatatgaatatgaatatttatgAATCGCCTTTCCACTTAAATAGCGACTTATCACCACCAAGTGATTAGGACGGAGTTACGAAGAACGTACACAACTAGTCTGAGTGAAaaggacatttattgcaaaatgtcgtaaacttaaacaaaacatctaaatTAATCCAATAGATTTATGACAAGTTCTCTTCTACCCTGCTGGGCAAGCAAGAAACCCGCCTTATTACATATAAAGGCAAGGCATACCtgaagcaaagacctatagatgttATCAATAGGTCTTTGCCTGAAGGTACATAATAAAAGGCATATTTACAACTGCACCAATATGCATGACAATGTAAAAGGCATTAGTCAAAAACACACATAGAAGGTATAATgaatgagaaaaaaaataattatatatatataaatgtatttagcgGAGGCGGAAAGGAGGTACGATAATTTTTCTAGCAACTTTTTGCTAACAGCGTTCTCTAAGACTGAGAGAAGGGCGCTTTGCTTTGTCTGCGAAAGGACGCTAAGCGCGTGGTCACGTGACTCGGACCCGGGCGCCCGATTGGCTGAGCGTAATGCAACATTAGGCAACCTATTGGCACAATTCGAATCCGCCCCGCGTCTTTACATTACTTAGAATCAAGTTCGATTCATAAaaccttttatgtgtgcataaaatttcaTTTACGAATCGCCTTTCCACTTAAATAGCGACTTATCACCACCAAGAGATTAGGACGGAGTTACGAAGAAGGTACACAACCAGTCTGAGTGAAaaggacatttattgcaaaatgtcgtaaacttaaacaaaacatctaaatTAATCCAATAGATTTATGACAAGTTCTCTTCTACACTGCTGGGCAAGCAAGAAACCCGCCTTATTACATATAAAGGCAAGGCATACCtgaagcaaagacctatagatgttATCAATAGGTCTTTGCCTGAAGGTACATAATAAAAGGCATATTTACAACTGCACCAATATGCATGACAATGTAAAAGGCATTAGTCAAAAACACACATAGAAGGTATAATgaatgagaaaaaaaataattatatatatataaatgtatttagcgGAGGCGGAAAGGAGGTACGATAATTTTTCTAGCAACTTTTTGCTAACAGCGTTCTCTAAGACTGAGAGAAGGGCGCTTTGCTTTGTCTGCGAAAGGACGCTAAGCGCGTGGTCACGTGACTCGGACCCGGGCGCCCGATTGGCTGAGCGTAATGCAACATTAGGCAACCTATTGGCACAATTCGAATCCGCCCCGCGTCTTTACATTACTTAGAATCAAGTTCGATTCATAAaaccttttatgtgtgcataaaatttcaTTTACGAATCGCCTTTCCACTTAAATAGCGACTTATCACCACCAAGAGATTAGGACGGAGTTACGAAGAAGGTACACAACCAGTCTGAGTGAAaaggacatttattgcaaaatgtcgtaaacttaaacaaaacatctaaatTAATCCAATTGATTTATGACAAGTTCCCTTCTACCCTGCTGGGCAAGCAAGAAACCCGCAAAACGTGAAACGACGTTTCACGCCTGCCCAGCTGCGGGCGCCCGATTGGCTGAGCGTAATGCAACATTAGGCAACCTATTGGCACAATTCCAATCCGCCCCGCGTCTTTACATAACTTAGAACCAAGTTCGATTCATAAaaccttttatgtgtgcataaaatttcatttatttgcaGTCCAAGGCCACCAGCCCATAATACAGACAGTGTAattgcattattatataaaataaactgagtagttaaataatacaaaagtCATATGATGCAACACACACATGCACTTTTTTAGAACAAATACTGatatacattataatttcaaaatttttaaatatcaaaatgcaagtataaacatatttacaaggtTAGCCACAGATTATGATTCATTATCTATgccaaacaatacaattatgcaGTTTTTTAACCAAAACATGGTTTACCTAATAATGAATTACCTATGACAAGTTAGCATGCACAATAGTAACATACGTATTAAGTAATCTAAGAATCATTATTCATTAtcaaatatgaataaacaatttaatacaagCATACAGTATTATAATAAAAGCTAGTTTGCATGATAATGACGTAATTACGTAACATACCTTTGAATTTTGCCTATTCTATTAATACGTTTAATTAGTTTTTGAGTTTTAAATTGGCGATTGATCATTTGCTTTATTTATTAGGTCAATGATCATTTGAATGGATTACGATGGGGATCAGTGAATATTCAAAGTGATATTATCAGAGCTCGTAGTTCTTATACATTTGATGATAAAATACAAGTTAAGGACGATAATTGTATTGATAAGATATTTTATGGCTTTGAAGTGGAATTCTACGAGAAGTTTTGGCGCAGTCATTTTCTgagtattattgattttttaacaacGATAATTTTCATTTGAATCAACAAACTTAACGCTTTTATGTATACATTAATAATTTGCCTTTAAAATGGAAAGCGTATAACATCACTATAGCTCAAATTTGTCGACAATATATGTGTAACATAGTCGTTGGAGTACACAATACAACAAAATATTTGACCGCAGAGTCCGGCTTTGTGCGTAGTACTCTCAAACTACTCAAGTGAAtagcattaacccatttaagcctagtggactctcccatttttataaattggatcaatttatttccaaaattaggatgtctagtatatttatttctacaatatttcttacaaaaattcctttaagcaaatagcgcagaccctgatgagacgccgcatcatgcgtaaCGACGTAACATGACGCATGCACAGACGCATATAGACATCAGCCCGCCATTTGCGTGAGATTATACAACAATCAATGGGCCGCATGCTTACCCAAgacatgacagacagacagacagtttatttcaatccaataaggcatttaagcccacgaggacatacagtcgaaactgaccttacggccacctgaatttaccggtcacctgcagacaacggtcagtctggaatccccccgacgaaaaacactctatattacacttgaattcaacggccacctgcccataacggccaacggccactacattccactccgaaattcatgtttgacctgaaatcaacggtcacacgtcagtcgtctcgagtcgcgaaaattaaaaacacagcacatcacgtgtccgtctattttgcggtaaaaGCGTCCTATAGCGGTAATTGTCtgtgatattataaaagcggcccgctgcgagtaaacaaacaatttgtgcatccatgaccggtatgtaaaattgtttcaccattattattgaattttcattttgattgcattaacagaccaattgtctgcaacttatattgctaccagttgtttatttaaaaaatattttatattcgttattttacacgactaacccactcctctaagccgaaaagatccgtaaaacaaaattatgtctttgtgtcgtatgaacgaatctgcactaaaactaaatttaggttcacatcgtacatgcatgatcagttgtttaacgaaatgacggttgatattcaaatgcatttttttctctctccgggatagtgttttagtattttgatgctgaattaacaagtataagtgtacattgtatatgaagtgaaaataccaaaaaaaaacaacggttgcgatagccatctataaactgttagatgcccatatatacaatacaggtgttgacgaacagtgtagactagaacacacaattttaacaatagttgtagttgtatgtttccaacatttggagaagatcactttgagaacaatatttccaaaaaaaacatacatgcaagataattctggaacgttttctaagcatttaaccaaTCTATTTTTAACTATTATACAATATGTTCTTATCTTAGAGGTTTTTCAATCAACTACTTTAGGTAGTATAGCTgcctatatttatttttgtctttGTACCGATTACGAGATGATATTCTATTAACAATTTAGAAACATAGAAAATGGTTtttaaaatgtagcatacatttatcctgatttgtttcgtactatcaaatatcatcatataagcatgatagtatgttgtttaaaagaagccttttagggctgtattctaaacatatacatcgatttaacaaacaatgacaaaagagtagttatatatacacatttacataaatatgccATATTACACCACT
This is a stretch of genomic DNA from Dreissena polymorpha isolate Duluth1 chromosome 7, UMN_Dpol_1.0, whole genome shotgun sequence. It encodes these proteins:
- the LOC127837856 gene encoding serine/threonine-protein phosphatase 2A activator-like; its protein translation is MEPAGSQGVWALDDHQFLPFIWGSAQLVGHPRIQPKSFIKSEIYEHFAKDYMFLSCIKYINEVKTGPFAEHSNQLWNISAVPNWEKVNAGLVKMYKAEVLAKFPVIQHFWFGSLLSIRPAT